Proteins from one Thalassophryne amazonica chromosome 20, fThaAma1.1, whole genome shotgun sequence genomic window:
- the nrsn1l gene encoding neurensin 1-like, with product MALCSEAGGSSSAGESSGSETGSSCLQFGVRSYLHHFYDECSSSMREPDTEEFLQSQRSTPRWNTTVWKASLVLGLVVLMAGVTSLSIGYSTPYKIESFGEGDLFFVDSQAITFNRGLCVSTAAGIGLSCLGLVLAVMGIVVWMLPRSNLKGGVGWGGGV from the exons ATGGCGCTGTGCTCTGAGGCCGGTGGTTCGAGCTCAGCCGGAGAATCGTCTGGAAGTGAG ACTGGGTCGAGCTGCCTTCAGTTTGGGGTTCGTTCATATCTCCACCATTTCTACGACGAGTGCTCCTCTTCCATGCGGGAACCAGACACGGAGGAGTTTCTTCAGAGTCAGAGGTCAACGCCCCGGTGGAACACCACAGTTTGGAAG GCATCCTTGGTGTTGGGTCTTGTGGTCCTGATGGCAGGTGTCACCAGCCTGTCCATTGGTTACTCCACTCCCTATAAGATCGAATCGTTTGGAGAAGGAGATCTGTTCTTTGTAGATTCTCAGGCCATCACCTTCAACAGGGGTCTGTGTGTCAGCACCGCTGCTGGGATCGGGCTCTCCTGCCTCGGCTTGGTCCTGGCAGTGATGGGGATTGTCGTTTGGATGCTACCCAGGTCCAACCTGAAAGGGggagtggggtggggtgggggggtttag